A region of Oceanicoccus sp. KOV_DT_Chl DNA encodes the following proteins:
- a CDS encoding FMN-binding glutamate synthase family protein, which produces MGALIFFLIFVLSLLAIAVIYFIDVTQTTQTIRRNYPVVGRFRYFFEHMGEFFRQYFFAMDREELPFNRAERSWVYRAAKNVDTTIAFGSTRPLNQKGEAIFLNSPFPALSKDVAKPRSITIGEGYCEQPYSTHSIINVSAMSFGAISQPAVIALSKGAKAAGIWLNTGEGGLSSYHLEGGCDIVYQIGTAKYGVRDADGNLSDEKLKAIASHEQVRMFEIKMSQGAKPGKGGILPGAKVTEEVALIRGIAVGHDSISPNGHEDIRSVADLLDMIERVRKVTGKPVGFKMVVGGIEFFQDLFTEIHRRGIASAPDFITLDSADGGTGAAPQALMDYVGMPLSESLPLVVNALLSFGLRDRIRVIAAGKLITPGKVALALAVGADFVTTARGFMFALGCIQALQCNKNTCPTGITTHDADLQRGLVPADKALRVERYAQKIVYDVGMIAHSCGVSEPRNLKRSHVRIIEYSGHTIPLLDIHPEPAVKDEYNS; this is translated from the coding sequence GTGGGGGCGTTGATTTTTTTTCTGATCTTTGTTCTTAGCTTGCTTGCTATTGCTGTTATCTACTTTATTGACGTTACCCAAACCACCCAAACTATCCGTCGAAATTATCCGGTAGTTGGGCGTTTTCGCTATTTCTTTGAGCATATGGGCGAATTTTTTCGCCAGTATTTTTTTGCGATGGATCGCGAAGAGCTGCCTTTTAATCGAGCAGAGCGATCCTGGGTTTATCGTGCGGCAAAGAACGTAGACACCACCATAGCTTTTGGTTCTACTCGCCCCTTGAATCAAAAAGGTGAGGCGATATTTTTGAATAGTCCTTTTCCCGCCTTATCAAAAGATGTGGCCAAGCCGCGTTCTATTACTATTGGTGAAGGCTACTGCGAGCAGCCCTATAGTACGCATTCCATTATTAATGTTTCGGCAATGAGTTTTGGTGCGATATCGCAACCAGCAGTTATAGCCCTATCAAAGGGCGCAAAAGCGGCAGGGATTTGGCTCAATACTGGTGAAGGGGGTTTATCGTCATACCACCTTGAAGGTGGTTGCGATATCGTCTATCAAATTGGCACAGCCAAATACGGGGTGCGCGATGCGGACGGTAATCTCAGTGACGAAAAATTAAAAGCAATAGCCAGTCACGAACAAGTACGTATGTTCGAAATAAAAATGAGCCAGGGGGCGAAGCCGGGCAAAGGCGGTATCTTGCCCGGTGCTAAAGTGACAGAGGAAGTTGCACTTATTCGAGGTATTGCTGTTGGCCATGATTCAATAAGCCCCAATGGCCACGAAGATATTCGTTCCGTTGCCGATCTTTTGGATATGATCGAGAGAGTGCGTAAGGTAACGGGTAAACCGGTAGGTTTCAAAATGGTGGTAGGAGGCATTGAGTTTTTTCAGGATTTGTTTACCGAGATTCATCGTCGCGGTATTGCCAGTGCGCCAGACTTTATAACTTTGGACAGTGCTGATGGTGGCACCGGAGCCGCACCGCAGGCGTTAATGGATTACGTGGGTATGCCATTGAGTGAAAGTTTGCCATTGGTGGTGAATGCATTGCTGAGTTTTGGGTTGCGCGATCGTATTCGCGTTATTGCTGCCGGAAAACTCATTACACCAGGTAAAGTGGCGTTGGCGTTAGCTGTGGGAGCAGATTTTGTAACCACAGCGCGTGGCTTTATGTTTGCGCTAGGCTGTATTCAGGCATTGCAATGCAATAAAAATACTTGTCCTACGGGTATCACCACCCACGATGCTGATTTGCAGCGCGGGTTAGTACCGGCAGATAAAGCATTGCGGGTTGAGCGTTACGCGCAAAAAATTGTTTATGACGTGGGTATGATTGCACATTCCTGCGGGGTATCTGAGCCGAGAAACCTGAAACGTAGCCATGTGCGTATTATCGAATACAGCGGTCACACAATTCCGTTGCTTGACATACATCCAGAGCCAGCGGTGAAAGATGAGTATAATTCTTAG
- a CDS encoding GFA family protein, with protein MPITGECFCGSIKYQLEGSLKDARSCHCSRCRKAFSSQASSYALVDAAGFCWLQGADLLTSYQSQPDFGLQFCSRCGSTLCGTYKGEVHGVMLGCIDGDPDIDIGYHLFVGSKARWEKLPTGITAYENGLP; from the coding sequence ATGCCCATCACTGGAGAATGTTTTTGTGGCAGTATTAAATATCAGCTAGAGGGTAGCCTGAAGGATGCGCGATCTTGTCATTGTTCGCGCTGTAGAAAAGCGTTTAGTTCGCAGGCATCATCTTACGCATTGGTCGACGCGGCTGGGTTTTGCTGGTTGCAAGGTGCTGACTTACTCACTAGTTATCAATCCCAGCCTGATTTTGGTTTGCAGTTTTGCAGTCGCTGCGGATCAACACTATGTGGTACCTATAAAGGTGAAGTTCATGGGGTGATGCTGGGGTGTATTGATGGTGACCCTGACATCGACATTGGCTATCACCTGTTTGTAGGTTCTAAAGCCCGTTGGGAAAAATTGCCCACGGGCATTACAGCGTATGAGAATGGATTGCCTTAA
- a CDS encoding zinc-dependent peptidase, translating to MLIWYLLSRFKKTNKQKQRQQLFTAVITDHWRQILIDDFPLYQQLPAELKQKLEGHIQVFLSEKIFVGCDDMVITDQVRVLIAAQACILILNRPTDYFPGFETILVYPEVFQSPVTEREGHVESIKMSLRSGESWRRGPIVLAWSHVLKGAKNSADGYNVVMHEFAHKLDEQDATMDGTPVLKQSAQYRSWAQVFTQEYTALGKDIMRGHKHLIDDYAATSPAEFFAVVTETFFEKPLRLQKEHPELYQELSAFYAVDPLQWVKN from the coding sequence ATGCTAATTTGGTATCTGCTTTCCAGATTTAAGAAAACCAATAAACAAAAACAGCGCCAGCAATTATTCACTGCGGTAATCACTGATCATTGGCGACAAATACTGATAGACGATTTCCCTCTCTATCAACAACTGCCTGCCGAGCTAAAACAAAAGCTGGAAGGCCATATACAAGTTTTTCTCAGCGAAAAAATTTTTGTCGGTTGTGATGATATGGTCATCACTGATCAGGTTCGGGTGTTGATAGCAGCGCAGGCATGTATATTAATTTTGAATAGACCGACAGATTACTTTCCCGGGTTTGAAACAATTTTGGTATATCCGGAGGTATTTCAATCGCCGGTCACTGAGCGAGAGGGACATGTGGAATCAATTAAAATGTCTTTGCGCTCAGGGGAGTCGTGGCGGCGAGGGCCGATTGTATTGGCCTGGAGCCATGTGCTGAAAGGCGCAAAAAACAGTGCCGATGGTTACAACGTGGTGATGCATGAATTTGCCCACAAGCTGGATGAGCAGGACGCGACTATGGATGGCACGCCGGTGTTAAAGCAGTCAGCACAATACCGTTCATGGGCGCAGGTATTTACGCAGGAGTATACTGCTTTGGGTAAGGATATAATGCGTGGTCATAAACACCTTATTGATGATTATGCTGCGACATCCCCTGCTGAATTTTTTGCAGTGGTGACCGAAACTTTTTTTGAAAAGCCGTTGCGTTTACAAAAAGAGCACCCGGAACTGTATCAGGAACTAAGCGCATTTTATGCAGTGGACCCTTTGCAGTGGGTAAAGAATTAA
- the orn gene encoding oligoribonuclease has translation MAAASNTDLNLIWIDLEMTGLEPATDQIIEIATVVTDSDLNTIAEGPVLAIHQSAATMAAMDEWNTSHHGDSGLTKRVLESTISVRDAELQTLAFLRQHVPAGTSPICGNTIGQDRRFLVKYMPELEVYFHYRNLDVSTIKELVRRWRPDLLGGFSKKGAHLALDDIRESIAELQYYREVFLKV, from the coding sequence ATGGCAGCTGCAAGCAACACCGACCTAAATTTGATTTGGATTGATCTGGAAATGACCGGCCTGGAGCCTGCTACCGATCAAATTATTGAAATCGCCACCGTTGTTACCGATTCCGATCTAAACACTATTGCCGAAGGCCCGGTATTGGCGATTCATCAATCAGCAGCAACCATGGCCGCGATGGATGAATGGAATACCAGTCATCACGGTGATTCCGGTCTCACCAAGCGAGTACTGGAAAGTACTATCAGTGTTCGCGATGCCGAGCTGCAAACGCTGGCGTTTTTACGTCAGCATGTGCCCGCCGGTACCTCGCCCATTTGCGGTAATACCATCGGTCAGGATCGCCGTTTTTTAGTGAAGTACATGCCCGAGTTGGAAGTGTATTTTCATTACCGTAATTTGGATGTCAGTACGATTAAGGAGTTGGTGCGTCGCTGGCGGCCTGATTTATTGGGGGGCTTTAGTAAAAAGGGCGCACATCTGGCGTTGGATGATATTCGCGAGTCGATTGCTGAGTTGCAGTATTATCGTGAGGTGTTTTTGAAGGTTTAG
- the rsgA gene encoding small ribosomal subunit biogenesis GTPase RsgA → MSKRKLTRRQNWRVQKIQDERTQRAAKRADFVDQQLNEGELGDEQQGLVIAHFGNQVDVECQQGADIGKIARCHLRANLDTLVTGDKVIWRAGNPTGVIVASLPRDSELSRPDMHGQLRPVAANIDYIVIVIAPLPEPHANLVDRYLVAAESVDIEPLILLNKVDLIDADNRENIESLLSVYPDIGYRVLQASTKSADGLTELKALLKDRTSVFVGQSGVGKSSLVNALLPGVDIKVGELSKAHATGTHTTTTAKLFHFPDGGDLVDSPGIREFGLWHMEREQVLDGFVEFRPFLGSCKFRDCQHQSEPGCALLTALADNKISERRLASFESIANSLEML, encoded by the coding sequence ATGAGCAAACGCAAACTCACCCGCCGCCAAAACTGGCGGGTACAAAAGATTCAGGACGAGCGCACACAACGTGCGGCCAAGCGTGCCGACTTTGTTGATCAGCAATTGAACGAAGGGGAATTAGGCGATGAACAGCAAGGCCTGGTGATTGCGCACTTTGGCAATCAGGTGGATGTGGAGTGCCAACAGGGTGCCGATATTGGCAAGATTGCGCGCTGCCATCTGCGCGCCAATCTGGATACGCTGGTAACCGGCGATAAAGTCATTTGGCGCGCAGGCAACCCCACCGGTGTCATCGTCGCCAGCCTGCCCCGCGATTCCGAGTTATCGCGCCCCGATATGCACGGCCAATTGCGGCCCGTTGCTGCCAATATTGATTACATTGTTATTGTGATTGCACCACTGCCGGAACCTCACGCTAATCTGGTCGATCGCTATCTGGTAGCCGCGGAGTCGGTAGACATTGAACCATTAATTTTGCTGAACAAGGTTGATTTGATTGATGCCGACAACCGTGAAAATATCGAATCCTTATTATCGGTTTATCCTGATATTGGTTATCGGGTGTTACAGGCCTCGACTAAATCCGCCGACGGCTTGACAGAATTAAAAGCACTGCTGAAAGATCGCACCAGTGTATTTGTTGGCCAATCCGGAGTGGGCAAATCTTCGCTGGTGAACGCACTGCTACCTGGCGTGGATATTAAAGTGGGAGAGCTTTCCAAAGCCCATGCCACTGGTACTCACACTACCACTACCGCAAAACTGTTTCATTTTCCCGATGGTGGGGATTTGGTTGATTCGCCAGGGATTCGTGAATTTGGCTTATGGCATATGGAGCGCGAACAAGTATTGGATGGCTTTGTTGAGTTTCGGCCGTTTTTAGGCAGCTGTAAATTCCGTGATTGCCAGCACCAAAGTGAACCGGGCTGTGCCTTATTGACGGCATTGGCAGACAACAAAATCAGCGAGCGGCGACTCGCCAGTTTTGAATCCATCGCCAACTCACTGGAAATGCTATAA
- a CDS encoding HDOD domain-containing protein, with protein MPAPQTTKQSEQHQHWLTMLATFELPVNPEVKQAALQKLHSPTANANNIANILQADPALCLLVMCSANSSLAAAGNETQSLTHAISLLGFPRAEQLIQQSQEYPADFAYLPEYQQQLNLSLHAAYQASCWAKLNPYWSTVDCYWSALFQRAPLWALWFHGGAQMRQLQQLYAADPANSRQQQLQILGTDINSLAAELSQHWHLPTGSQHSWQTDVSGDEEIWQQLSELEANTAQPALEAYPDWQQLCASSGFLIALANRFADHADWDWYSDATLQDQQVLATALNRSGDDMIACTHQQAAEFSRQSLLNNPLTPALRLISGYQHAEHLHEVDQQNTEQTVADTVSLTNTKPSTNTTTQPTAANTTSAPHNTINQALLANAPTGFIESIERLQQQANSFSGLHDVMNFAVNSLCEHAGFERASAGLLNIASKELRTYYSCGATDSPALKNFRHTLRKGDLFNKLFQQPVSVRLQASSHAKIWPLLPGNFKQACAADEFMMMSIFSHKKPVALIYADRGLSNRPLSDRQYSLFKQCCSAISHCLQASNLP; from the coding sequence ATGCCAGCACCTCAAACAACAAAACAGTCTGAACAACATCAACACTGGCTAACGATGCTGGCAACATTTGAGCTGCCGGTAAATCCTGAGGTTAAACAAGCGGCGTTGCAAAAACTGCATAGCCCCACAGCTAACGCCAACAATATTGCCAACATTTTACAGGCCGACCCAGCGCTATGTTTGTTAGTAATGTGTAGCGCCAATAGCTCTCTCGCCGCCGCCGGTAATGAAACCCAATCGCTAACACATGCCATCAGCTTATTGGGCTTCCCACGAGCCGAACAACTTATTCAACAGAGCCAGGAATACCCCGCGGATTTTGCTTATTTGCCAGAGTATCAGCAGCAACTTAATCTCAGCCTGCACGCAGCTTATCAAGCGAGTTGCTGGGCTAAACTCAACCCCTATTGGTCAACAGTGGATTGCTACTGGTCGGCATTATTTCAGCGTGCGCCACTGTGGGCATTATGGTTTCATGGCGGGGCACAAATGCGACAACTGCAACAGTTGTACGCCGCCGATCCAGCCAATAGTCGTCAACAGCAACTTCAAATTCTCGGTACCGACATTAATAGCCTGGCAGCGGAGCTGAGCCAACACTGGCACTTGCCAACAGGCAGCCAACACAGCTGGCAAACCGATGTCAGTGGTGACGAAGAAATCTGGCAGCAGTTAAGTGAGCTGGAAGCCAATACGGCGCAACCCGCATTAGAAGCCTACCCGGACTGGCAGCAATTGTGCGCCAGTAGCGGGTTTTTAATTGCACTGGCCAACCGTTTTGCTGATCACGCTGACTGGGATTGGTATTCAGATGCCACCTTGCAAGACCAGCAAGTATTAGCCACCGCATTGAATCGCAGCGGTGATGACATGATTGCCTGCACTCACCAGCAGGCAGCAGAATTTAGTCGTCAATCACTGCTTAATAATCCACTCACTCCTGCATTACGCTTGATCAGTGGCTATCAGCATGCCGAACACCTGCATGAAGTAGACCAGCAAAACACTGAACAAACTGTCGCCGATACTGTTTCTCTGACCAATACTAAGCCAAGCACTAACACAACCACTCAGCCGACAGCGGCAAACACCACCTCCGCGCCGCACAATACTATCAATCAGGCTTTACTAGCCAATGCTCCCACCGGTTTTATCGAGTCGATTGAGCGGCTGCAGCAACAAGCTAACAGTTTCTCAGGGCTGCACGACGTTATGAATTTTGCAGTTAACAGCTTATGTGAACACGCTGGCTTTGAACGCGCCAGCGCCGGCCTGCTCAATATCGCCAGCAAGGAATTACGTACTTACTATAGCTGTGGCGCAACTGATAGCCCGGCACTGAAAAACTTTCGCCACACCCTGCGCAAGGGCGATTTGTTTAACAAATTATTTCAGCAGCCGGTGAGTGTGCGACTACAAGCCAGCAGTCACGCAAAAATCTGGCCCTTACTGCCCGGCAATTTCAAACAAGCCTGCGCCGCGGATGAGTTTATGATGATGTCGATTTTCTCGCACAAAAAACCGGTAGCATTGATTTACGCCGATCGCGGTTTGAGCAATCGCCCTTTATCGGACCGTCAATACTCACTATTTAAACAATGTTGCAGCGCGATCAGCCACTGTTTGCAAGCATCCAATCTGCCGTAG
- a CDS encoding sulfurtransferase yields the protein MSQPAIPLLLEAEQLAAMISSGEHKLLILDTCSAANYHQHHVPGAIHIEPKALQAGTAPVPGKLPSKEQLADLFSRIGLTADQHVIAYDDEGGGWAGRLIWTLDVLGHKNTSYLNGGLHAWVNEGHPIETTVNAGKQVNYVVNIDPAPIADIDDIIPHLADTNFAVWDARSAAEYDGTKIVAKRGGRIPGAVNIDWLELMDRDRNMRMIDLDGLQKRLNSLGLSKDKTIVTHCQTHHRSGLSYLAMKILGYPNIKGYHGSWSEWGNREDTPIEAESRQ from the coding sequence ATGAGCCAGCCAGCGATCCCGCTATTATTGGAAGCCGAACAACTCGCCGCCATGATCAGCAGCGGCGAGCACAAGTTATTAATCCTCGATACCTGTAGCGCCGCCAATTACCATCAACACCATGTCCCCGGAGCTATTCACATTGAACCCAAAGCACTGCAGGCAGGCACTGCGCCGGTACCGGGCAAACTTCCCAGCAAGGAACAGTTAGCTGACTTATTTTCCCGTATTGGTTTGACTGCGGACCAACATGTTATTGCCTATGACGATGAAGGCGGCGGCTGGGCCGGGCGGTTAATCTGGACACTGGATGTACTCGGCCATAAAAACACCTCCTACCTAAATGGCGGTTTGCACGCTTGGGTAAACGAAGGGCATCCCATTGAAACCACAGTAAATGCTGGCAAGCAGGTAAACTATGTGGTGAATATTGATCCCGCCCCCATCGCTGACATTGATGACATTATTCCTCACTTGGCTGATACGAATTTTGCTGTTTGGGATGCGCGCTCCGCCGCCGAATACGACGGCACTAAAATTGTGGCAAAACGCGGCGGCCGTATTCCAGGCGCTGTCAATATCGACTGGCTGGAATTAATGGATCGCGACCGCAATATGCGCATGATTGATTTGGACGGTTTACAAAAACGTTTAAACAGTCTGGGATTAAGCAAAGATAAAACCATCGTCACCCATTGCCAAACCCATCACCGCTCGGGCCTGAGTTATTTAGCGATGAAAATTTTAGGCTACCCCAACATCAAGGGTTATCACGGCTCCTGGTCAGAATGGGGCAACCGTGAGGACACCCCGATTGAAGCCGAAAGCCGTCAATAA
- the asd gene encoding archaetidylserine decarboxylase (Phosphatidylserine decarboxylase is synthesized as a single chain precursor. Generation of the pyruvoyl active site from a Ser is coupled to cleavage of a Gly-Ser bond between the larger (beta) and smaller (alpha chains). It is an integral membrane protein.), whose amino-acid sequence MNILFIIFQHIIPQHLLSRAAGMLAECEIPWIKNNFIDWFIGRYQVNMEEAADPEPHNYKNFNAFFTRELNNDARPLVDDEIDGKKTLACPADGAISQQGDITNGRIFQAKGQSYSLVELLGGDDALAQPFQDGKFSTVYLSPKDYHRVHMPLTGKLTHMVYVPGDLFSVNTVTAENVPRLFSRNERAVCIFDTEAGPMAVVLVGAMIVAGIETVWAGQVAPIKRQIITTDYLASRQEVTLQKGEEMGRFKLGSTAIVVFGKDVIEWNEQLNAGSPTVMGEFFGQLSNA is encoded by the coding sequence ATGAATATTCTGTTTATTATTTTTCAACACATCATTCCCCAGCATCTGCTGTCTCGTGCAGCTGGCATGCTGGCTGAGTGCGAAATACCGTGGATTAAAAATAATTTCATCGATTGGTTTATCGGCCGCTACCAAGTTAACATGGAAGAAGCCGCCGATCCGGAACCCCATAACTATAAAAACTTTAACGCTTTTTTTACTCGCGAATTAAACAACGATGCCCGCCCACTGGTTGACGATGAAATCGACGGCAAAAAAACTCTAGCCTGCCCCGCCGATGGCGCCATCAGTCAGCAAGGCGATATTACTAACGGCCGCATTTTCCAAGCCAAAGGCCAAAGCTATAGCCTGGTAGAATTACTGGGCGGCGATGATGCGCTAGCGCAGCCTTTTCAGGATGGAAAATTTTCTACGGTCTATCTTTCGCCCAAAGATTATCACCGGGTACACATGCCACTGACCGGTAAACTAACGCATATGGTATACGTGCCGGGGGATTTGTTTTCAGTAAACACCGTCACTGCCGAAAATGTACCGCGTTTATTTTCACGTAACGAGCGTGCGGTGTGTATTTTTGACACCGAAGCTGGCCCCATGGCAGTGGTGTTAGTGGGTGCAATGATAGTGGCTGGTATTGAAACAGTATGGGCAGGCCAGGTTGCACCGATCAAGCGCCAGATTATCACTACTGACTATTTGGCTAGTCGGCAAGAAGTCACTCTGCAAAAAGGCGAGGAGATGGGGCGTTTTAAATTAGGCTCCACCGCTATCGTGGTATTCGGCAAAGACGTGATTGAATGGAATGAGCAACTTAACGCCGGCAGCCCCACGGTAATGGGCGAGTTCTTCGGGCAACTAAGCAACGCATAG
- a CDS encoding TSUP family transporter, with protein sequence MSDLSWYQYAAIALVFVWSGFVRSGLGFGGAVFALPFLLILVNDPLIWLPLISVHLLFFSALTVIQSHQKASHQQQASTINWRYLRYAFGIIIVPKMIGIFGLVTLPAELLSGIIFTIVAAYSLTYIFNRAFSSQNKALDIGFLMLGGYISGTSLIGAPLIIAVLAKHIDRHQLRDSLFVLWFVLVTIKMVAFIYVGVDLQLIHHLWLLPAAGVGHMIGLRFHDRMLQADPVLFYRYLGLILLLLSLMGLWHSFS encoded by the coding sequence ATGTCCGACTTATCCTGGTACCAATATGCAGCGATCGCTCTGGTGTTTGTCTGGAGCGGTTTTGTCCGTTCCGGACTAGGCTTTGGCGGCGCCGTTTTTGCACTGCCATTTTTGTTAATACTGGTCAATGACCCGCTAATTTGGCTGCCATTAATTTCAGTTCATTTGCTGTTTTTTTCAGCGCTCACAGTTATTCAAAGCCACCAAAAAGCCAGTCACCAACAGCAAGCCAGCACGATTAACTGGCGCTATTTACGCTACGCTTTTGGCATTATCATTGTGCCAAAAATGATTGGGATATTCGGCTTGGTAACACTACCCGCCGAATTATTAAGCGGCATTATTTTTACCATTGTTGCCGCTTACTCCCTCACCTATATTTTTAACCGCGCTTTCAGCAGTCAAAATAAAGCACTGGATATTGGTTTCTTGATGTTGGGCGGCTACATTAGTGGCACTTCATTAATTGGTGCGCCATTAATTATCGCTGTGCTCGCCAAACATATTGATCGCCATCAATTACGCGATAGCCTGTTCGTACTCTGGTTTGTATTGGTAACGATTAAAATGGTGGCATTTATTTATGTCGGCGTGGACTTGCAACTTATCCACCACTTATGGTTATTACCAGCCGCCGGTGTGGGACATATGATTGGCCTGCGTTTTCACGACCGCATGCTGCAAGCTGACCCGGTGCTTTTTTATCGCTATTTAGGTTTGATTTTATTGCTATTAAGTTTGATGGGGCTTTGGCACAGCTTTAGCTGA
- a CDS encoding VanZ family protein yields the protein MSRRLLIILVLLLLPWFFIGGPDYYASRLFREVWNLGHIVFFALAGYLLLSLSMGPLRTRVFKGLWLVVVFSLVVGWLIEVAQYGSAREPDSVDVLRDLLGGLIAYLVFFSSQWQQRLALFNSLLLIALVAVVLQLTIIGLLAGDELRMQRAFPVLADFETVTELTRWSGDAQFSQSSEYVEHGEYSLKVVVAKQPFSGVALRYLESDWRNYQQLLVAVYNPDPEAFPVVLRIDDVAHRQGEQLFSDRFNRRFEVLHGWNQWVIALTDIASAPNTRQLDLENIGELHFFMVNPEPDKTFYLDHVRLR from the coding sequence ATGAGTCGTCGGCTGTTAATCATTTTAGTGTTGCTATTACTGCCTTGGTTTTTTATCGGCGGGCCGGACTACTACGCTTCACGTTTATTCAGGGAAGTGTGGAATCTTGGGCACATTGTTTTTTTTGCTTTAGCTGGCTACTTGCTATTATCTCTGTCAATGGGGCCGTTGCGCACCAGGGTTTTCAAAGGCTTGTGGTTAGTTGTGGTATTTAGTCTGGTGGTCGGGTGGTTGATTGAAGTAGCCCAATACGGTAGCGCCAGAGAACCTGATAGTGTAGATGTGCTGCGCGATCTGCTCGGTGGTCTGATTGCGTATTTGGTTTTCTTTAGCTCGCAGTGGCAGCAGCGGTTAGCTTTATTTAATAGTTTGTTATTAATTGCGCTGGTTGCTGTGGTGTTGCAGCTAACAATAATTGGTTTGTTGGCCGGGGATGAGCTGCGTATGCAGCGGGCGTTTCCAGTGCTGGCGGATTTCGAAACCGTCACTGAGTTAACTCGTTGGTCTGGTGATGCACAGTTTTCACAATCTTCCGAGTATGTGGAGCACGGTGAATATAGTTTGAAGGTGGTAGTCGCTAAGCAGCCCTTTTCTGGTGTTGCGTTGCGTTATTTGGAATCAGATTGGCGTAACTATCAACAATTGTTAGTAGCGGTTTATAATCCTGATCCCGAGGCATTCCCTGTTGTATTGCGAATTGATGATGTTGCCCATCGACAAGGGGAGCAATTATTCAGCGATCGGTTTAATCGCCGGTTTGAGGTGTTGCATGGTTGGAATCAGTGGGTGATTGCGTTAACTGATATTGCTTCGGCACCAAATACCCGCCAGCTGGATTTGGAGAATATTGGAGAACTACATTTTTTTATGGTAAATCCGGAGCCAGATAAAACTTTTTATCTCGATCATGTACGTTTGCGTTAA
- a CDS encoding choline kinase family protein, with protein sequence MGSALPDIIPADWSQWSETKPFIIEPLLGGLTNKSFLISANNTVLVLRINSPISAALDLNRVAETQALQLADSAGLCAGLVYCDPQYQYLVTRHIAGKQWSLNAEGLVQLAQLLRDIHQLPAITAELDISAKISSYWGSIGSHHDFVPALQSLNTKMQSHIDHAQALSNGRYLCHNDLLVDNLIAADSGKLYAIDWEYTAMADSFYELAVIVEGHRLDELQQQHLLSNYLGRAVSDKDWQRLFHWRLIYGYLALLWYVVQLSTGAMTQPGIQQYIQDQILYLSEQVA encoded by the coding sequence ATGGGTTCAGCATTGCCAGATATTATTCCCGCCGATTGGTCGCAATGGAGTGAAACCAAACCGTTTATTATTGAGCCGCTACTTGGTGGCTTAACAAATAAAAGTTTTTTAATCTCTGCTAATAATACTGTCCTGGTATTACGCATCAATTCCCCTATCAGTGCGGCTCTGGATTTGAATCGTGTCGCTGAAACCCAGGCTTTACAGTTGGCAGATAGCGCTGGATTATGTGCTGGGCTGGTCTATTGTGATCCACAGTATCAATATTTGGTGACTCGGCACATAGCAGGTAAGCAGTGGTCGTTGAATGCAGAAGGTTTAGTGCAATTGGCGCAGCTACTACGAGATATCCATCAATTGCCAGCGATTACTGCCGAGCTGGATATAAGCGCTAAAATAAGCAGTTACTGGGGATCAATCGGCAGCCATCATGATTTTGTACCGGCTTTACAATCCCTCAATACAAAAATGCAAAGTCACATCGATCATGCACAGGCTTTGAGCAATGGGCGTTACCTTTGCCACAATGATTTATTAGTGGATAATTTGATCGCTGCCGATAGCGGCAAGTTGTACGCTATTGATTGGGAATATACGGCGATGGCAGACTCTTTCTATGAGTTGGCGGTAATCGTCGAAGGCCATCGTTTGGATGAGCTCCAGCAACAACATTTACTGTCGAATTATTTGGGGCGCGCGGTCAGTGATAAAGATTGGCAGCGTCTATTTCATTGGCGGCTTATTTATGGCTATTTAGCGCTATTGTGGTATGTGGTGCAGCTTTCTACCGGCGCAATGACGCAGCCGGGTATTCAACAATATATTCAAGATCAAATACTCTATTTGTCTGAACAAGTTGCCTAG